CGATCCGCTCGATCCCTTCCTCCTTCATCACCTCCGTCAGCCGCCGCAGCCGACACCGACACTCCTCATAGTCCAGCCGCTGCGCCACCAGCCCCGCCAACTCCGTCGCGCTGATCGCCTCTTCTCCCTGCTGGTGGCGCACATAGGTCTCGATCACTTTCGCTTCTTCTGCCATCTCCGCGTACTGCCCCGACACCAGCGTGTTGTGCTTGTACCACCGGAACTCCGCCTCCCCTTCCCGACTCGACAGCCCACACTCATACACCCGCACTTGGCCGCCGCTGATCGCCGCGTTGATTCTCAGGCTCTCATACACCACCGGAATCGGCTCGAAGGCATAGACCTTCGCCCCGGACACTCGCTCCGCCACGTAGAGCGTGAACAGCCCGATGTTGGCCCCCACATCCACCACGCACGCTCCCTCCCCCAGCTTGATCCCGTGCCGCAGGTACGCCTCCCGCTCGAATATCTCTCGGTAGAGGTAGTCGCTCTCGCCCTTGTTCTGATGGCTGATCACCATGCCGTTGGGCAACTCGTACAGCTGCGCCTCGGCCAGTTCGCCGCGCTGCCGCATCCGCTCGATCTGCAACAGCGGATAGGCCGCCACCTCATCCGCCACCACGTAGGCCACCAGCCGCTCCTCCCCCGCCGCCTCTTCCCGCTTCATCACCACCGCCTCGCGCACCGCTTCGTGCTCGCGCAGACTCGCCTCGATCTCTCCGAGCTCCACCCGATAGCCCCGCACCTTCACCTGATCATCCTGCCGCCCCAAATACTCCACCCGCCCATCCGCCTCCCATCGCCCTCGATCCCCTGTCCGATACACCCGCTCGCCTCTCTCCCCACTCTGCTCATCGGCCACGAACCGCCCCGCCGTCTGCCCCGCTCGCCTCCAGTACCCCCGCCCTACTCCCGCTCCCCCGATCACCACCTCCCCGACGACTCCCGCCGGCACCACCTCCCCCTCCTCGTCCACCACGTACACCCGCATATTCCCCATCGCCCTCCCCAGCCCCACCCCCTCGCCGCTGCCTCCTTCCTCGCCCTCCTTCACCTCCTGCGACAACGCCCCCACCGTGCACTCGCTCGGCCCGTAGTGGTTGTAAACCCGCCACCCCCTGCCTCCGCCTCGCAGCCGCCGCAGCAGCCCCCGCCGCAGCACCTCCCCTCCCAGCACCAGACACTCCTGCACCAACCAAGGCCTCGCCTCGCCTTCTCCCAGCAAGGCTTGCAGGTGCGTCGGCGTCATCTTCATACAGTCGATGGGCCGCTCTCGCAGATAGCCGGCGAAGCGCTCCCCGTCCAGCCGCTCGTCGCCCACCAGCAGGTGCAACTGCCCGCCGCCCAGTAGCGACGGCCACAGCACCGTGTTGCCGAGGTCTGCCGCAAGCGTTGACACCAGCGCGTAGCGCCAGCCCGCTTGCAGCTGCAAGCGCTGGCCGACGGCTGCCACGTAGTTGGCCAGCTGGCGGTGTTCGATCATCACCCCTTTGGGCTGCCCGGTCGAGCCTGAGGTGTAGATGAGGTAGGCCAGGTGGGCGGCGCTGAGGCCGATGCTGGCCGCCTCGGGATTGCTCGAAGACAGCGCCCCCCAGGGTGGCTGCGCCTGGCAGAGGTCGAGCACGGCGACCGCCGGCGGCGCCGCCAGCCGCGCCGCCGTGGCTTGATCGCTGAGCACGACCTGCGGCGCGCTGTCTTCGAGCATGTAGCGCAGGCGCTCTGCGGGATAGCTGGGATCGAGCGGCACATAAGCAGCGCCGGCT
Above is a genomic segment from Blastocatellia bacterium containing:
- a CDS encoding amino acid adenylation domain-containing protein gives rise to the protein SIGAQRVCQYMHRALESLVEALESAPARPLRSLKVIPEGERRQMLVEWNATATDYPKDQCVHELFEQQVEQTPEAVAVVCGEARLTYGELNRRANQLAHYLRQLGVGPDARVAICLEPSLDLIIGLLAILKAGAAYVPLDPSYPAERLRYMLEDSAPQVVLSDQATAARLAAPPAVAVLDLCQAQPPWGALSSSNPEAASIGLSAAHLAYLIYTSGSTGQPKGVMIEHRQLANYVAAVGQRLQLQAGWRYALVSTLAADLGNTVLWPSLLGGGQLHLLVGDERLDGERFAGYLRERPIDCMKMTPTHLQALLGEGEARPWLVQECLVLGGEVLRRGLLRRLRGGGRGWRVYNHYGPSECTVGALSQEVKEGEEGGSGEGVGLGRAMGNMRVYVVDEEGEVVPAGVVGEVVIGGAGVGRGYWRRAGQTAGRFVADEQSGERGERVYRTGDRGRWEADGRVEYLGRQDDQVKVRGYRVELGEIEASLREHEAVREAVVMKREEAAGEERLVAYVVADEVAAYPLLQIERMRQRGELAEAQLYELPNGMVISHQNKGESDYLYREIFEREAYLRHGIKLGEGACVVDVGANIGLFTLYVAERVSGAKVYAFEPIPVVYESLRINAAISGGQVRVYECGLSSREGEAEFRWYKHNTLVSGQYAEMAEEAKVIETYVRHQQGEEAISATELAGLVAQRLDYEECRCRLRRLTEVMKEEGIERIDLLKVDVQKSEEEVLSGIEAEDWEKIRQVVVEVHDEGGRLRRIQELLARQGYEQEVEQEEMLAGTNQYTVYARREEGRAEREARAGASASGEARPGRRYWSAKELVREVRAKASERLAEYMLPAAYVCLERLPLTANGKVDRKALPEPEREGDGRQEYEEPAGETERAVAAIWSEVLKVERVGRRDNFFELGGHSLLVVRVIARLRQGLNVEVSISDLFEHPVLADLAERLINLQLEQFDQDRLGDLLTLMRGSYTG